One window of the Halarcobacter mediterraneus genome contains the following:
- a CDS encoding sensor domain-containing protein yields MTKKEYKGSIKTRLTLIILLVTLLTGIFGYSSFVYWNLKSQYDNAVNLSKTVGNILGQDIAKLILLKDISSAADITSKLKHFHNLDSMVLYKLSKEPIFQYSKNNKHREIKPLEKDNKRKMTINKNLLSLFVDAIYEDNHLGYVQLNFQVVTIWDIIRRDFFMLISSSIILLLFSFSLANFFAKKFTKPILKLVSFLNTIELFDSLKHRIYTKEDNEFGKLYDEVNYMLQRVEKAQETEKIAAAAFEITSGMMITDENKNILQVNKAFTKITGYKKEEAIGKSPALLKSSYQDKFFYEKMHNTLNKFHYWSGEIYNKRKNGTIFPEHLTIQAVLDDNSKLIYYVASFIDLTVQKESEAKIKYLQQYDSLTGLANKDLLISKIQKHIDEKKQEDWGILLCLDFKDFKIINEAYGHNVGDLILQIITKKLKESFEDSDLISRIGADEFVIWFSSIEKSKSAASIEAKILAEFLVSKLSESIVFEDKVINNIPYVGIALYDEDLLNANELFKQADTALHLAKKNEQSFAFFDRQANNIAQAHLDTYSQLHKAIEYKEFELYYQLQYTEDNKIFGAEALIRWNHPTRGRISPDDFIPIAEKTTLILPITSWVINTACIQLKQWQKNDYTKDWVLAINISAKQFLEENFVKEMQNYLNIYKIKKNSLKLELTESLLVKDLDTTRDKMKALKDLGIQISLDDFGTGYSSLQYLKKLPLDQVKIDKSFIKNILEDKSDIAIIKSVILLAEALDLQVIAEGVETKEHYEFLKDLGCKLFQGFYFAKPQRIKDIVANNYKLLNK; encoded by the coding sequence ATGACAAAAAAAGAGTACAAAGGGTCTATTAAAACTAGGCTAACCTTAATTATATTACTTGTTACTTTACTTACAGGAATATTCGGTTATAGCTCTTTTGTATATTGGAATTTAAAATCTCAATATGACAATGCTGTAAACCTATCAAAAACTGTAGGTAATATTTTAGGTCAAGATATTGCAAAATTAATTCTTCTAAAAGATATATCAAGTGCCGCAGATATCACAAGCAAATTAAAACACTTTCATAATTTAGATTCTATGGTTTTATATAAACTTTCAAAAGAGCCTATATTTCAATATAGTAAAAATAATAAGCATAGAGAAATAAAACCTTTAGAAAAAGACAATAAAAGAAAAATGACAATAAATAAAAATCTTTTATCTTTGTTTGTCGATGCAATTTACGAAGATAACCACTTAGGGTATGTCCAATTAAATTTCCAAGTGGTTACTATTTGGGATATTATAAGAAGAGATTTTTTTATGTTAATCTCTTCTTCCATCATCTTACTATTATTTTCATTTTCATTAGCAAATTTCTTTGCAAAAAAATTTACTAAACCCATTTTAAAGTTAGTATCTTTTTTAAATACCATAGAACTTTTTGATTCCTTAAAACATAGAATTTATACAAAAGAAGATAATGAGTTTGGAAAACTTTATGATGAAGTTAATTATATGTTGCAAAGAGTTGAAAAAGCTCAAGAAACAGAAAAAATAGCAGCTGCTGCTTTTGAAATAACTAGTGGTATGATGATTACTGATGAGAATAAAAATATTCTACAAGTAAATAAAGCTTTTACTAAAATTACTGGATACAAAAAAGAAGAAGCTATAGGAAAATCACCTGCTTTATTAAAGTCCTCTTATCAAGATAAATTCTTTTATGAAAAAATGCATAATACTTTAAACAAGTTCCATTACTGGAGTGGAGAAATCTATAATAAACGAAAGAATGGAACTATCTTCCCTGAACACTTAACTATTCAAGCTGTATTAGATGATAACTCTAAATTAATCTATTATGTTGCTTCATTTATAGACTTAACTGTTCAAAAAGAGAGTGAAGCAAAAATAAAATATTTACAACAATATGATTCATTAACAGGTCTGGCAAATAAAGATTTATTAATTAGTAAAATCCAAAAACATATTGATGAAAAAAAACAAGAAGATTGGGGAATATTACTTTGTTTAGATTTTAAAGACTTTAAAATTATAAATGAAGCATATGGACACAATGTTGGGGACTTAATCTTACAAATTATTACAAAAAAACTTAAAGAAAGTTTTGAAGATTCTGATTTAATATCTAGAATAGGCGCAGATGAATTTGTTATTTGGTTTTCAAGTATAGAAAAAAGTAAAAGTGCTGCTTCTATTGAAGCAAAAATATTAGCAGAATTTTTAGTTTCTAAGCTCTCTGAATCAATAGTTTTTGAAGATAAAGTCATAAATAATATCCCTTATGTAGGAATAGCTTTATATGATGAAGACCTCCTTAATGCCAATGAATTATTTAAACAAGCAGATACAGCTTTACATCTTGCAAAGAAAAATGAACAAAGTTTTGCTTTCTTTGATAGACAAGCAAATAATATCGCACAAGCTCATTTAGATACTTATTCACAACTTCATAAAGCAATAGAATATAAAGAATTTGAATTATACTATCAACTACAATATACAGAAGATAATAAAATATTTGGAGCAGAAGCTTTAATTAGATGGAATCATCCAACAAGAGGTCGTATTTCCCCTGATGATTTTATTCCTATTGCTGAAAAAACAACATTAATTTTACCTATTACATCTTGGGTAATAAATACAGCTTGTATACAACTAAAACAATGGCAAAAAAATGATTATACGAAAGATTGGGTATTAGCAATTAATATAAGTGCAAAACAATTCTTAGAAGAAAATTTTGTAAAAGAAATGCAAAACTATTTAAACATCTATAAAATCAAAAAGAATAGTTTAAAACTTGAACTCACAGAATCTCTTCTTGTAAAAGATTTAGATACTACAAGAGATAAAATGAAAGCACTTAAAGATCTTGGTATTCAAATCTCCCTTGATGATTTTGGAACTGGTTACTCTTCTTTACAATATCTTAAAAAACTGCCTTTAGACCAAGTTAAAATAGATAAAAGTTTTATAAAAAATATTTTAGAAGATAAAAGTGATATAGCCATAATAAAAAGTGTGATTCTTCTTGCTGAAGCTTTAGATTTACAAGTTATAGCTGAAGGTGTAGAAACAAAAGAACACTATGAATTCCTAAAAGATTTAGGGTGTAAGCTATTTCAAGGTTTTTACTTTGCAAAACCACAAAGAATAAAGGATATAGTAGCTAATAATTATAAATTGCTAAATAAGTGA
- a CDS encoding response regulator transcription factor — MKILLLEDDTLLHEIIEEFLEELTYDVVTTYDGQEAYELIFENHFDLLILDVNVPSLNGFDLLENLKANAMDIPTIFITSLHTTKDMEKGFNVGADDYIKKPFHLSELKLRIENIKRLRKIESKEVEKINESISYNFSSKSLIVNNNKFQLSKTESKVFEYLLKHSNKAVSIEELTLNNWLYDELPTDTTIRTYIKNLRKVLGKDSIINIKGIGYKFEL; from the coding sequence ATGAAAATATTATTACTTGAAGACGATACTTTGTTACATGAGATTATAGAAGAGTTTTTAGAGGAACTAACATATGATGTTGTAACAACTTATGATGGACAAGAAGCCTATGAATTAATTTTTGAGAATCATTTTGATTTACTTATTTTAGATGTAAATGTCCCTTCTCTAAATGGTTTTGATTTGTTAGAAAATTTAAAAGCTAATGCTATGGATATTCCAACTATTTTTATAACTTCACTGCATACTACAAAAGATATGGAAAAAGGGTTTAATGTAGGAGCAGATGATTATATTAAAAAACCTTTTCACTTAAGTGAATTAAAACTTAGAATTGAAAATATAAAAAGACTAAGAAAAATAGAATCAAAAGAAGTAGAAAAAATAAATGAATCGATATCCTATAATTTTTCTTCAAAATCACTCATAGTAAATAATAATAAATTTCAACTCTCAAAAACAGAGTCAAAAGTTTTTGAATACTTGTTAAAACACTCAAATAAAGCAGTTTCAATTGAAGAGCTTACTTTAAACAACTGGTTATATGATGAGCTTCCAACTGATACAACAATTAGAACATATATAAAAAATTTACGTAAAGTATTAGGAAAGGACTCTATTATAAATATAAAAGGAATAGGATATAAATTTGAATTGTAA
- a CDS encoding sulfurtransferase — MLNRSLIIILLLVVNIFAQYTNLNKNMPSIVKTTWIKKNIDNPNLVLLDLRDKEAYKKGHLLKAVNIPALKNLFDEKLFMPDIEKLQNLFSNAGIKNDSLVVAYDDGSFIWSARLYWILEILGHKNVGILNVGYKNWEEGTLPISKDDFLPNKTNFVPKVDNTKIQTKLSTLLSIGKKTIIDGRKESHYLGKESTATRFGHIPTAKNYACTQNYQVTNTGNKIKNLDELKKVYKNIPKDKEIILYCDGGAEAALNYIVLQELGYKASVYDGSWVEWGNDTQVPITNPSKLN; from the coding sequence ATGCTTAATAGGTCATTAATTATAATACTTTTATTAGTAGTTAATATTTTTGCTCAGTACACTAACTTAAATAAAAACATGCCATCTATAGTAAAAACTACATGGATAAAAAAGAATATCGATAATCCTAATTTGGTGCTATTAGATTTAAGAGATAAAGAGGCATATAAAAAAGGTCACCTTTTAAAAGCAGTGAATATTCCTGCATTAAAAAACCTCTTTGATGAAAAACTTTTTATGCCAGATATTGAAAAGCTTCAAAACCTATTTAGTAATGCAGGAATAAAAAATGATTCTTTAGTAGTTGCCTATGATGATGGAAGCTTTATCTGGTCAGCTAGGCTTTATTGGATATTAGAAATATTAGGACATAAAAATGTTGGTATTTTAAATGTGGGGTATAAAAACTGGGAAGAAGGGACTCTTCCTATTTCAAAAGATGATTTTCTTCCAAATAAAACTAATTTTGTTCCAAAAGTTGATAATACAAAAATACAAACAAAACTAAGTACCCTACTTTCAATTGGTAAAAAAACTATCATAGATGGAAGAAAAGAATCACACTACTTAGGAAAAGAGTCTACAGCTACTAGATTTGGACATATACCTACAGCAAAAAACTATGCTTGTACTCAAAATTATCAAGTAACTAATACAGGAAATAAAATAAAAAATCTTGATGAGTTAAAAAAAGTATATAAAAATATACCAAAGGATAAAGAGATAATTCTATATTGTGACGGAGGAGCAGAAGCAGCATTAAACTACATAGTTCTTCAGGAATTAGGTTATAAAGCTTCAGTTTATGATGGTTCTTGGGTAGAATGGGGAAATGATACTCAAGTGCCTATAACAAACCCTTCAAAATTAAACTAA
- a CDS encoding ribonucleotide-diphosphate reductase subunit beta → MGRKTIYNPDSRETFNERRIFGGNPDGMINFTKVKYQWALNLWDMMEANTWFPREVQMTGDAKDYKYLTVAEKRMYDLVLSQLIFMDSLQTNNLMDNINPYITVPEINACLSRQSYEEANHSKSYAVMVESISDNTDEIYDMWKTDAKLKEKNNYIAEVYHNLAGDITDEKIVLAMFANQILEGLYFYAGFAAIYALGKSGKMLGSSQMIRFIQRDEVTHLLLFQNMINSTRKERPDLFTPELEEKVRNMFKKAVELEASWGAYITQGQILGFTDAIITQYIQYLADRRLEAVGYTPMYNVKHPIPWVDGYASFNDQRTNFFEGNVVNYSKGSIDFDDF, encoded by the coding sequence GTGGGAAGAAAAACAATATATAACCCAGACTCTAGAGAAACTTTTAATGAAAGAAGAATCTTTGGAGGTAATCCAGATGGAATGATTAACTTTACTAAAGTTAAATATCAATGGGCATTAAACCTTTGGGATATGATGGAAGCTAATACTTGGTTTCCAAGGGAAGTTCAAATGACAGGTGATGCTAAAGACTATAAATATTTAACTGTAGCAGAGAAAAGAATGTATGATTTAGTTCTTTCTCAATTAATCTTTATGGATTCTTTACAAACAAATAATTTGATGGATAATATCAATCCGTATATTACAGTACCTGAGATTAATGCGTGTTTGTCAAGACAATCATATGAAGAAGCAAATCACTCAAAGTCATATGCTGTAATGGTAGAATCGATTTCTGATAATACAGATGAAATATATGATATGTGGAAAACAGATGCAAAACTTAAAGAAAAGAATAATTATATTGCCGAAGTTTATCATAACTTAGCAGGGGATATTACTGATGAAAAAATTGTATTAGCAATGTTTGCTAATCAAATTTTAGAAGGTTTATATTTTTATGCAGGTTTTGCTGCTATTTACGCCCTTGGAAAATCTGGGAAAATGCTAGGTTCTTCTCAAATGATTAGATTTATTCAAAGAGATGAAGTAACTCACTTACTTTTATTCCAAAATATGATTAATTCTACAAGAAAAGAAAGACCTGATTTATTTACTCCTGAGTTAGAAGAAAAAGTGAGAAATATGTTTAAAAAAGCTGTAGAACTTGAAGCTTCATGGGGTGCATATATCACTCAAGGACAGATTTTAGGGTTTACAGATGCAATTATTACTCAATATATTCAATATCTAGCAGATAGAAGACTTGAAGCAGTTGGTTATACGCCAATGTATAATGTAAAACATCCAATCCCTTGGGTTGATGGGTATGCTTCATTTAATGATCAAAGAACAAATTTTTTTGAGGGTAATGTTGTAAACTATTCAAAAGGTTCTATCGACTTCGACGATTTTTAG